A stretch of Leptospira andrefontaineae DNA encodes these proteins:
- the mdtD gene encoding multidrug transporter subunit MdtD, with the protein MTEESKGSKALLWLVACGFFMQTLDGTIVNTALPAIAKNLDASPLRMQSVVVAYLLTMAMIIPASGWISDKFGIRQVFIGALSLFALGSLFCALSQNLTQLVLSRILQGVGGALLLPVGRLALLRSIPQDQFLQAISFVAIPGLIGPLVGPVLGGWLVEKASWHWIFLINLPVGLVGIIASSIYMKGNPIQNASVFDLKGYLLLAFGMVTFSLALDAGSSLGLQKAGVILLTIFGLASIAAYWIHAARTSAPLFSPRIFSIPTLSIGLLGNLFSRLGSSSMPFLVPLFLQVNVGYSPFKAGLMILPMAIAGIGIKRFAPLLIYKLGYRKVLVTNTLLIGLSMSSFFWLNSSENWWIFSFQLFCFGAFNSFQFTAMNTLTLKDLNGEFTSSGNTMLSMVQMLAMGMGVACAAGALDAFRDLFGQDPDNMLLAFRSTFACMGIITLSSSFLFWQIKKEDGSSVVLKDSVLD; encoded by the coding sequence ATGACAGAAGAATCGAAAGGGTCTAAGGCATTACTCTGGCTCGTGGCCTGCGGCTTTTTTATGCAGACTCTGGACGGGACGATCGTCAACACAGCTCTGCCTGCGATCGCAAAAAATTTAGATGCAAGCCCTTTGAGAATGCAATCAGTAGTGGTCGCCTATCTTCTTACGATGGCAATGATCATTCCAGCTTCCGGCTGGATTTCCGACAAATTCGGAATACGACAAGTTTTTATCGGTGCCTTATCCTTATTCGCCCTAGGCTCTCTATTCTGTGCCCTTTCTCAGAATTTAACCCAGCTTGTTCTTTCTAGGATTTTACAAGGAGTTGGAGGAGCACTTTTACTCCCAGTAGGCCGTCTAGCACTTCTTCGTTCTATTCCCCAGGATCAATTTTTGCAAGCGATCAGTTTTGTGGCGATCCCAGGCTTGATCGGTCCATTGGTAGGTCCCGTTTTGGGCGGATGGTTAGTGGAGAAGGCTTCCTGGCATTGGATCTTTCTGATCAATCTTCCGGTTGGTCTTGTAGGGATCATTGCATCTTCCATCTATATGAAAGGAAATCCAATCCAGAATGCATCCGTATTCGATCTGAAAGGATATCTGCTTCTGGCATTCGGCATGGTTACTTTTTCTTTGGCATTGGATGCAGGGTCTAGTTTGGGTTTGCAAAAGGCAGGAGTCATTCTTCTTACCATATTCGGACTCGCAAGTATCGCAGCTTATTGGATCCACGCTGCCAGAACTTCTGCCCCACTTTTTTCTCCCCGGATTTTTTCTATCCCTACATTAAGTATCGGCCTTCTGGGAAATTTATTCTCTAGGCTCGGAAGTTCCAGTATGCCGTTCTTAGTCCCATTATTCTTACAAGTAAATGTAGGATATTCTCCGTTTAAAGCAGGCCTAATGATTTTGCCGATGGCGATCGCAGGTATAGGGATAAAAAGATTTGCTCCATTATTAATCTATAAATTAGGTTATAGGAAAGTTTTAGTAACTAATACCTTACTAATAGGCCTAAGCATGAGCAGCTTTTTCTGGCTAAACTCTTCAGAAAACTGGTGGATCTTTTCTTTTCAATTATTCTGCTTTGGAGCATTTAACTCTTTCCAATTCACCGCAATGAACACTCTTACTTTGAAAGATCTGAACGGGGAATTTACTAGCAGTGGAAACACGATGCTTTCCATGGTACAGATGTTGGCCATGGGAATGGGAGTCGCCTGCGCGGCTGGAGCCTTGGATGCTTTCAGAGATCTATTCGGTCAGGATCCGGACAATATGCTTTTAGCGTTTAGAAGCACATTCGCTTGTATGGGAATAATCACTCTCTCCTCTAGTTTTCTTTTTTGGCAGATCAAAAAAGAAGATGGAAGCAGTGTCGTCTTGAAAGATTCGGTACTAGATTGA